Part of the Planctomycetaceae bacterium genome, CGTGATGGGGGTCATGGGCGACTTTTCCGGAAATCCCACGACGCCCCCGAAAGCGCTCAGCAAGCGCAAGTTCGTTTCGATCGACCGTGACAATTTCAATGAGGTCATGGCCAACATCGCTCCCGAAGTGAACATGCGGGTCAAGAACACGCTGCAGGACGACGGCAGCGAAATGGCCGTTCAACTGAAATTCAAGTCGATGGACGATTTTGATCCCGGCCGCATCGTGGAACAGGTGCCGGCGCTGAAGAGTCTGGTCGATTCGCGCGACAAGCTGCGGGACCTTCTGACGACGATGGATCAGTCGGAAGACCTGGAAGCTCAGTTGGAAAGCATCCTCAGCGATACATCAAAGGTCGAACAGGCGGCTGGTGAACTTGGCATTGGCGCCGGTGGCAAATCCTCGGATGAAGAAAAGGGAGATGAATAACTATGAGTGCCGCAGAACAAAGCGCTGAAGCCGCCAGTGGTGGTCAGGAAACGACAATGTCGTTGCTGGACCAGATTACGTCCGTCATGCCCCGGGCTGTGGAGAAAGACGAAGCGTCTGACATGGTGCGCAACGTCATCGACGTTGCCATGCAGGGAGCACTGACGTGGGACAAAAGCGTCACCAAAACGATCCGCAAGGCGATCGGTCAGCTTGACGAAAAGCTGTCCAAACAACTGGCCGCCATTCTTCACGATCCGCAACTGCAAAAGCTGGAAGGTTCCTGGCGCGGTCTGCATCACCTGGTGATGAATACGGAAACCAGCAAGACCCTGAAGCTGCGGATGCTGAATATCAGCAAGCGGGAACTCTTCAAAGACCTTGACAAAGCTGTCGAGTTCGACCAGAGCTTCCTGTTCAAGAAGATCTACGAAGATGAATTCGGCATGCCCGGCGGAGAACCGTATGGTGCTCTGGTCGGGGATTACGAATTCACCAATCATCCGGAAGACATTGACCTGCTCGAAAAGGTCTCCAACGTCTGCGCGGGCGCGCATTGTCCGTTTATTTCCGCCGCGTCACCGGAGCTGTTCGGCTTTGAGGACTGGACGGATCTGACGAAGCCGAGGGACATCGAAAAGATCTTCATGGGGAAGAAGTACACGAAATGGAACTCGTTTCGTGACTCGGAAGATTCCCGCTACGTCACGCTGGCGATGCCGCGAGTTCTGGCACGTCTGCCGTACGGGGCGAACACCAAGCCGATCGATGAATTCGACTTCGAAGAATTCGAACTGGACGCATCCGGTGAGGCCAAGCCGGCCAGCCATCACGACTACTGCTGGATGAACGCCGCCTATGTGATGGCCACAAACATGACGGCAGCCTCCGCCACCACGGGCTGGTGTACGGCCATTCGAGGGGTTGAAAATGGCGGTAAGGTTGAAGGTCTGCCCGTCCACAATTTCATGAGTGACGACGGTGACCTGGACAGCAAGTGTCCCACCGAAGTCGGAATCACGGATCGCCGTGAAGCGGAACTCAGCAAGGAAGGCTTCCTGTCACTGTGTCACTTCAAGAACACGGACTACTCCGTCTTCTTCGGCGCACAAACGTGCCAGCGACCGAAGGTTTACGACACGGAAGAAGCCACGGCCAACGCCGCCATTTCGGCTCGTCTGCCATATATCATGGCTTCCTCGCGAATTGCGCATTACCTGAAGTGCATCGCTCGGGACAAGATTGGTTCCTTCATGGAACGCAAGGACATGGAAGACTTCCTGAAGCGCTGGATCGCAAACTACGTGCTTGCCGATTCGTCTCCGTCCCCGGAAATGAAAGCCAAGTACCCGCTTGCGGAAGCAGACATCCGTGTAGAAGAAATCCCGGGCGCTCCCGGTTCTTACAACGCGGTGGCACTGCTGCGACCGTGGCTGCAGCTGGAAGAACTGACAACATCACTGCGAATGGTGGCAAAGCTGCCCCAGAAGGCGTGATGAGCTGAATCGCACGAGTCCTGCCGGCAGTCGGCGGCAGGACTCCTTTTTTTGCGCGTCGCATCCGAACCAAACCCGGGACTTCGCTGGTGTCTGAGCAATCTGCACAAGAGACTCGCGAACAGGTTCTGCTTGCCGACGAACCGTCGACACCTGCCGCATCACCAAGCCTGCTCGATCGCATGACGCAGGCCGAGGCCGCCAGATCATCGAGTGCGCGTGCGGAAGTCGTTGCCGATTTTCTGAACGCCGGCAGCGCCGCCGAAGGCTGCCGTCTGTGGCTGGGATACCTTCCCGACACCGAACTGCGAAAGAACACCGCTCGTCGGCAGCTTGCCAAAGACATCTCCCGAATTGATGCGATGCTGTCGCGGCAGGTCAACGCGATCCTGCACCACCCGCAATTTCAGGCACTGGAGGCCGCATGGCGCGGCCTTGAGCTGCTGACCCGCACCGCTCAAAAGCTGACCCTGGAAAACGAACGGGAAGGCGAACACTGCCAGATTCAGCTTCGTGTCCTGAATGTCTCAAAGAAGGAACTACAAAAGGACTTTGAAGACGCTGTCGACTTTGACCAGAACATGCTGTTCCGGAAGGTGTACGAAGAAGAATTCGGAATCGCGGGCGGCAACCCCTATGGCGCGCTGGTTGCCAATTATGAGTTCACAAACCATCCCGATGACATCGACCTGCTGGCACAGCTCAGCGGCGTGGGTGCCGCCGCATTCGCGCCGGTGATTGCCGCCGCCGATCCGTCTTTGCTTGGACTGGACAGTTTCCAGACGCTGGAACAGCCGGTCGATCTGGAAAAGATCTTCCAGCAGCCGAAACACCGCAAATGGCGGTCACTTCGCGAACGGCCGGATTCTCAGTTTCTGGGACTGACGCTGCCCCGGATTCTGATGCGCACGCCATACGAAGATACCGGCGCTAAGCACCACGGGTTTCGGTTTCGCGAAGAGGTGGAAGGCAGCGACAACAGCCACTATCTGTGGGGCTCTTCGGCCTGGGCGATGGCCACGGTCATCATGCGGGCGTTCGCGTCATCGGGCTGGTTTGCGGACCTGCGCGGTGTGGAACGGGGAGTCGAAGGCGGCGGGCTGGTGACCGAACTACCCGTCCATTCGTTCGGCACGGATCCGTTTGGAGTCGCATTGAAGTCATCGGCGGAGGTTGCTGTTTCCGATCAGCAGGACGCCGAACTCACGCAGCAGGGATTCATCCCGCTGTCTCACTGCAAGGGAACACCCTATTCCGTATTCTATTCGAATCAGTCGGTTCACCAGCCGAAGGAATACGACGACGCGGCAGCGACGGCCAACGCCCGCATTTCGTCGATGCTGCAGTACGTGCTGTGCTGTTCCCGAATTGCTCACTATCTGAAACTGCGGGCTCGCAACAAGATCGGCTCTGCAATGAGTCCCCGCGAAATCGAAGACGATCTGGGAACGTGGCTGGTGGAATATGTGACGCCGGATGAGAAAGCTCCGCCTTCCATGAAAGCCCGGTTTCCGCTTCGGGAAGCGGAAGTCAAAGTGGCCGAAGTCCCCGGCGAACCGGGCAAGTATATGCTGACA contains:
- the tssB gene encoding type VI secretion system contractile sheath small subunit — protein: MAESTQKKLSRVRKPRVHITYDVEIGDAVVKKELPFVMGVMGDFSGNPTTPPKALSKRKFVSIDRDNFNEVMANIAPEVNMRVKNTLQDDGSEMAVQLKFKSMDDFDPGRIVEQVPALKSLVDSRDKLRDLLTTMDQSEDLEAQLESILSDTSKVEQAAGELGIGAGGKSSDEEKGDE
- the tssC gene encoding type VI secretion system contractile sheath large subunit — protein: MSAAEQSAEAASGGQETTMSLLDQITSVMPRAVEKDEASDMVRNVIDVAMQGALTWDKSVTKTIRKAIGQLDEKLSKQLAAILHDPQLQKLEGSWRGLHHLVMNTETSKTLKLRMLNISKRELFKDLDKAVEFDQSFLFKKIYEDEFGMPGGEPYGALVGDYEFTNHPEDIDLLEKVSNVCAGAHCPFISAASPELFGFEDWTDLTKPRDIEKIFMGKKYTKWNSFRDSEDSRYVTLAMPRVLARLPYGANTKPIDEFDFEEFELDASGEAKPASHHDYCWMNAAYVMATNMTAASATTGWCTAIRGVENGGKVEGLPVHNFMSDDGDLDSKCPTEVGITDRREAELSKEGFLSLCHFKNTDYSVFFGAQTCQRPKVYDTEEATANAAISARLPYIMASSRIAHYLKCIARDKIGSFMERKDMEDFLKRWIANYVLADSSPSPEMKAKYPLAEADIRVEEIPGAPGSYNAVALLRPWLQLEELTTSLRMVAKLPQKA
- the tssC gene encoding type VI secretion system contractile sheath large subunit encodes the protein MSEQSAQETREQVLLADEPSTPAASPSLLDRMTQAEAARSSSARAEVVADFLNAGSAAEGCRLWLGYLPDTELRKNTARRQLAKDISRIDAMLSRQVNAILHHPQFQALEAAWRGLELLTRTAQKLTLENEREGEHCQIQLRVLNVSKKELQKDFEDAVDFDQNMLFRKVYEEEFGIAGGNPYGALVANYEFTNHPDDIDLLAQLSGVGAAAFAPVIAAADPSLLGLDSFQTLEQPVDLEKIFQQPKHRKWRSLRERPDSQFLGLTLPRILMRTPYEDTGAKHHGFRFREEVEGSDNSHYLWGSSAWAMATVIMRAFASSGWFADLRGVERGVEGGGLVTELPVHSFGTDPFGVALKSSAEVAVSDQQDAELTQQGFIPLSHCKGTPYSVFYSNQSVHQPKEYDDAAATANARISSMLQYVLCCSRIAHYLKLRARNKIGSAMSPREIEDDLGTWLVEYVTPDEKAPPSMKARFPLREAEVKVAEVPGEPGKYMLTIRLLPHYQLDQLSSSMTLVARRVDGL